A region of Streptomyces sp. R44 DNA encodes the following proteins:
- a CDS encoding glutamate decarboxylase, which translates to MKGPKSVADAATDVFASALSERVLPKHRMPEESNIPAVVYAMLHNELLLDGNSAQNLATFCTTWTDDEVRRLMDECLDKNMIDKDEYPQTAEIESRCVNILADLWNAPGSATGEGTALGCSTTGSSEAAMLGGLALKWRWREKRRKEGKPTDRPNLVCGPVQICWDKFARYFDVELRQVPVEPGATGLRPHQLKEYVDENTIGVVAILGVTYTCDYEPVAELAAELDRIQQETGLDIPIHVDAASGGFVAPFLHRDLVWDFRLPRVASINASGHKYGLAPLGVGWALWRTADLLPEDLVFRVTYLGGDMPTFALNFSRPGGEIVAQYYNFLRLGRAGYRLVQEACALTAQYLAEQIAEMGPFTLLYDGQGGLPAVSYTLTDPEGAGFSLYDLSDQLRMRGWQVPSYPLPPDRQETVIQRVLVRHGIGRDEVDLLAQDIRRCLERLEKGVPSDADRAGFHH; encoded by the coding sequence ATGAAGGGCCCGAAGAGCGTCGCCGATGCGGCGACCGACGTGTTCGCTTCCGCCCTCAGCGAGAGGGTCCTGCCGAAGCACCGGATGCCGGAGGAGTCGAACATCCCCGCGGTCGTCTACGCGATGCTCCACAACGAGCTGCTGCTCGACGGCAACTCGGCGCAGAACCTGGCCACGTTCTGCACGACGTGGACCGACGACGAGGTCCGCAGGCTGATGGACGAGTGCCTCGACAAGAACATGATCGACAAGGACGAGTACCCGCAGACGGCCGAGATCGAGTCGCGGTGCGTGAACATCCTGGCCGACCTGTGGAACGCCCCCGGGAGCGCGACCGGCGAGGGCACGGCGCTCGGCTGCTCCACCACCGGCTCCAGCGAGGCCGCGATGCTCGGCGGCCTCGCCCTGAAGTGGCGGTGGCGCGAGAAGCGCCGCAAGGAGGGCAAGCCGACGGACCGGCCCAACCTCGTCTGCGGGCCCGTGCAGATCTGCTGGGACAAGTTCGCCCGCTACTTCGACGTGGAGCTGCGCCAGGTCCCGGTGGAGCCGGGCGCCACCGGGCTCCGACCGCACCAGCTGAAGGAGTACGTCGACGAGAACACCATCGGCGTCGTCGCGATCCTCGGCGTCACCTACACCTGCGACTACGAGCCGGTCGCCGAGCTGGCCGCGGAACTCGACCGGATCCAGCAGGAGACGGGGCTCGACATCCCGATCCACGTCGACGCGGCGAGCGGCGGCTTCGTCGCCCCGTTTCTCCACCGGGACCTCGTCTGGGACTTCCGGCTGCCGAGGGTCGCCTCCATCAACGCCTCGGGCCACAAGTACGGCCTCGCGCCCCTCGGCGTGGGCTGGGCGCTCTGGCGCACCGCCGACCTCCTGCCGGAGGACCTCGTCTTCCGGGTGACCTACCTGGGCGGCGACATGCCGACGTTCGCCCTGAACTTCTCCCGCCCCGGCGGCGAGATCGTCGCCCAGTACTACAACTTCCTGCGCCTGGGCCGGGCCGGCTACCGGCTCGTCCAGGAGGCCTGCGCGCTGACCGCCCAGTACCTCGCCGAACAGATCGCGGAGATGGGCCCGTTCACGCTGCTCTACGACGGGCAGGGCGGGCTGCCCGCCGTCTCGTACACGCTCACCGACCCGGAGGGCGCGGGCTTCAGCCTGTACGACCTCTCCGACCAGCTCCGGATGCGCGGCTGGCAGGTCCCCTCCTACCCGCTGCCGCCCGACCGGCAGGAGACCGTCATCCAGCGCGTCCTGGTCCGGCACGGCATCGGCCGCGACGAGGTCGACCTCCTGGCCCAGGACATCCGCCGCTGCCTGGAACGCCTGGAGAAGGGCGTGCCTTCGGACGCCGACCGCGCGGGCTTCCACCACTGA
- a CDS encoding VOC family protein — translation MDITIHTSALPHEDPDASLAFYRDALGFEVRSDVGQGKMRWITVGPAGQPDTSILLAPPAVDPGITEDERRTIAEMMAKGTYGWILLATRDLDAVFDKVRAADAEVVQEPTEQPYGIRDCAFRDPAGNLIRIQELR, via the coding sequence ATGGACATCACGATTCACACCAGCGCGCTTCCGCACGAGGACCCGGACGCGTCCCTCGCCTTCTACCGGGACGCCCTGGGCTTCGAGGTCCGCAGCGACGTCGGCCAGGGGAAGATGCGGTGGATCACGGTCGGCCCGGCGGGACAGCCGGACACCTCGATCCTCCTCGCGCCGCCGGCCGTCGACCCGGGCATCACCGAGGACGAGCGCCGCACGATCGCCGAGATGATGGCGAAGGGCACGTACGGCTGGATCCTCCTGGCCACCCGCGACCTCGACGCCGTCTTCGACAAGGTCAGGGCGGCCGACGCCGAGGTCGTCCAGGAGCCGACGGAGCAGCCGTACGGCATCCGCGACTGCGCCTTCCGGGACCCGGCGGGCAACCTGATCCGCATCCAGGAACTCCGCTAG
- a CDS encoding NAD(P)/FAD-dependent oxidoreductase — protein MQHRIVVLGAGYTGAVAAGRLAKRLHHEDVTITLVNPEPDFVERVRLHQLAVGQDLTPRRFDAMFAGTGVELKLAKVTAVDVDRRTVTVAAASGPGREELAYDTLVYALGSGWDSQGVPGTAEHAHEVSSRPGALRLRERLAALEAGRSVVVVGGGLTGLEAATEIAEARPDLDVALAARGALGDWLSEKGGAHLRKVVDGLGITVHEHAAVDAVSADRVTTADGRTVPADVTVWTAGFAVHPIARATSLELTDGRIVVDGTMRSVSHPDVYAVGDAAMAVGPGDKPLRMSCASGVPMAWQAADAIAARLTGAKVPHVSISYSQQCVSLGRREGLIQFVTADDQAVEKAMTGRMAARYKELICKGAAWSVSHPTLGLPARRRRVVQPVVGQEPPSRARAEAAA, from the coding sequence ATGCAGCACCGCATCGTCGTCCTCGGAGCCGGCTACACCGGCGCCGTCGCCGCCGGACGCCTCGCCAAGCGGCTGCACCACGAGGACGTCACCATCACCCTCGTCAATCCCGAGCCCGACTTCGTCGAGCGCGTCCGGCTGCACCAGCTCGCCGTCGGCCAGGACCTCACGCCCCGGCGGTTCGACGCGATGTTCGCGGGCACCGGCGTGGAGCTGAAGCTCGCGAAGGTCACCGCCGTGGACGTGGACCGCAGGACGGTGACGGTCGCCGCCGCGAGCGGCCCCGGGCGCGAGGAGCTGGCGTACGACACCCTGGTCTACGCCCTCGGCAGCGGCTGGGACTCCCAGGGCGTCCCGGGCACGGCCGAGCACGCCCACGAGGTCTCCAGCCGCCCCGGAGCGCTCCGGCTGCGCGAGCGCCTGGCCGCCCTGGAGGCCGGGCGGTCCGTGGTCGTCGTCGGCGGCGGCCTCACCGGCCTGGAGGCCGCGACCGAGATCGCCGAGGCCCGCCCGGACCTCGACGTCGCCCTGGCCGCCCGGGGCGCCCTCGGCGACTGGCTCTCCGAGAAGGGCGGCGCCCACCTGCGGAAGGTGGTGGACGGGCTCGGCATCACCGTTCACGAACACGCCGCGGTCGACGCCGTGTCGGCCGACCGCGTCACGACCGCCGACGGCCGGACCGTCCCCGCCGACGTCACGGTCTGGACCGCCGGCTTCGCCGTCCACCCGATCGCCCGGGCCACCTCCCTGGAGCTCACCGACGGCCGGATCGTGGTCGACGGCACGATGCGGTCGGTCTCCCACCCGGACGTGTACGCCGTGGGCGACGCGGCGATGGCGGTCGGCCCGGGCGACAAGCCCCTCCGCATGTCCTGCGCCTCGGGCGTCCCCATGGCCTGGCAGGCCGCCGACGCCATCGCCGCCCGCCTCACCGGCGCCAAGGTCCCCCACGTCTCGATCAGTTACTCCCAGCAGTGCGTCTCCCTCGGCCGCAGGGAAGGCCTGATCCAGTTCGTCACCGCCGACGACCAGGCCGTCGAGAAGGCCATGACGGGCCGCATGGCCGCCCGCTACAAGGAGCTGATCTGCAAGGGCGCGGCCTGGAGCGTCTCCCACCCGACCCTGGGCCTGCCGGCCCGGCGCCGCCGTGTCGTACAGCCCGTCGTGGGGCAGGAGCCCCCGAGCCGCGCACGGGCGGAGGCGGCGGCCTGA
- a CDS encoding MBL fold metallo-hydrolase — translation MTTTKNPRIDAPRSHTATHTILTTGYTLSTGPGVAATVSYVHDGDRHVIVDPGMVAGRDRILGPLAELGLGPDDITDVVLSHHHPDNTMNVGLFGRARVHDHKAIYENDQWTDRDAEGHELTPSLRLIRTPGHSAEDITLLAGTGDGVVAFVGDLWWRPNGPVEDPVAPDHTVLRDSRLRVLAAADVIVPGHGPAFPADDTAPL, via the coding sequence ATGACGACGACGAAGAACCCCCGCATCGACGCCCCCCGCAGCCACACGGCCACCCACACGATCCTGACCACCGGCTACACGCTCTCCACCGGGCCCGGCGTCGCCGCCACCGTCTCGTACGTCCACGACGGCGACCGGCACGTGATCGTCGACCCCGGCATGGTCGCCGGCCGCGACCGGATCCTCGGCCCGCTCGCCGAACTCGGCCTCGGCCCCGACGACATCACCGACGTGGTGCTCAGCCACCACCACCCCGACAACACCATGAACGTCGGCCTCTTCGGCCGGGCCCGCGTCCACGACCACAAGGCGATCTACGAGAACGACCAGTGGACCGACCGCGACGCCGAGGGCCACGAGCTCACCCCGTCGCTGCGGCTGATCCGTACCCCCGGCCACAGCGCCGAGGACATCACCCTCCTCGCGGGCACCGGCGACGGCGTCGTCGCCTTCGTGGGCGACCTCTGGTGGCGGCCGAACGGCCCCGTCGAGGACCCGGTGGCCCCCGACCACACGGTCCTGCGCGACTCGCGCCTCCGCGTCCTCGCCGCCGCCGACGTCATCGTCCCCGGCCACGGCCCCGCGTTCCCGGCGGACGACACCGCACCGCTCTGA
- a CDS encoding class I SAM-dependent methyltransferase, whose protein sequence is MTPYVITGVDQQDADTHADTHADTQAGTHTDAPAGTHADAYADTQAGTHADAFDSYDDLPERLIGYPAVFHALGIGSSAVRTVLDYGCGPGKVATRVVEASDARVVAVDIAPRMLEIARTRRPHPRIDYRRSEDGGLGFLADGSLDAAMACFVFTTSGDIAALHDIAAEAHRVLRAGGRFAVLDANPRTAGIRFSTFRSGEPGRVYTKGERRRSRRELPGGGAPLELVDHHWPCQTYLDVLGKAGFTDLDVHEPVLTHQSAQLGSDPAEAGHPPFLVVSGVR, encoded by the coding sequence ATGACCCCATACGTGATCACCGGTGTCGACCAGCAGGACGCCGACACGCACGCCGACACGCACGCCGACACCCAGGCCGGCACGCACACCGACGCCCCCGCCGGCACCCACGCCGACGCGTACGCCGACACCCAGGCCGGCACCCACGCCGACGCCTTCGACTCCTACGACGACCTTCCCGAGCGCCTCATCGGCTACCCGGCCGTCTTCCACGCCCTCGGCATCGGCTCCTCCGCCGTCCGTACGGTCCTGGACTACGGCTGCGGGCCCGGCAAGGTCGCCACCCGCGTCGTCGAGGCCTCCGACGCGCGCGTGGTGGCCGTCGACATCGCGCCCCGGATGCTGGAGATCGCCCGGACGCGCCGCCCGCACCCCCGGATCGACTACCGGCGGAGCGAGGACGGCGGCCTCGGCTTCCTCGCCGACGGCTCCCTCGACGCCGCCATGGCCTGCTTCGTCTTCACCACCTCCGGGGACATCGCCGCCCTGCACGACATCGCCGCCGAGGCGCACCGGGTGCTGCGCGCCGGCGGCCGGTTCGCCGTACTGGACGCCAACCCGCGCACCGCGGGCATCCGGTTCTCCACCTTCCGCAGCGGCGAGCCCGGCCGGGTCTACACCAAGGGCGAGCGGCGGCGGTCGCGCCGGGAGCTGCCCGGTGGCGGCGCGCCGCTGGAGCTGGTCGACCACCACTGGCCGTGCCAGACGTACCTCGATGTGCTCGGCAAGGCCGGGTTCACGGACCTGGACGTGCACGAGCCCGTCCTCACGCATCAGTCGGCGCAGCTGGGATCCGATCCGGCGGAGGCCGGGCACCCGCCGTTCCTGGTGGTCTCCGGCGTCAGGTGA
- a CDS encoding iron chaperone, translating into MTTNEKSHDGFTDDERAAMKDHAKELKAAKRRGAKADTEPEVLAKIAEMDDADRVLAERVHALVKENAPNLTAKTWYGMPAYARDGKVVLFFQSAQKFKSRYATLGFSDQAALDEDTMWPTSYALTSLTPATEKRIAALIAQAAG; encoded by the coding sequence ATGACCACGAACGAGAAGTCCCACGACGGCTTCACGGACGACGAGCGGGCCGCGATGAAGGACCACGCCAAGGAGCTGAAGGCGGCGAAGCGGCGCGGCGCGAAGGCCGACACCGAGCCCGAGGTCCTGGCGAAGATCGCCGAGATGGACGACGCGGACCGCGTCCTCGCCGAGCGCGTCCACGCCCTCGTCAAGGAGAACGCCCCGAACCTCACCGCCAAGACCTGGTACGGCATGCCCGCCTACGCCCGGGACGGCAAGGTCGTCCTCTTCTTCCAGAGCGCCCAGAAGTTCAAGTCCCGCTACGCCACCCTCGGCTTCAGCGACCAGGCCGCGCTGGACGAGGACACCATGTGGCCCACCTCGTACGCCCTGACGTCCCTGACCCCGGCCACGGAGAAGCGCATCGCCGCCCTCATCGCCCAGGCGGCGGGCTGA